One Rosa chinensis cultivar Old Blush chromosome 3, RchiOBHm-V2, whole genome shotgun sequence DNA window includes the following coding sequences:
- the LOC112193262 gene encoding protein PATRONUS 2 isoform X1: protein MASKVVRLIQDQNLNVHSDGASVAGKGDAFKSTKKGGLGGRKPLGDLSNRGKPDFTKASKKPALTNVPEIIADASNKKGLSKASDKVQTRGSRKALSDVSNTVKPPLQKASSAVAEESSCDFEKEGFLHDHKQCIKAMREATHMDQMDIFRMIHGPNPFKILSSPPKASQFTKVQVNLQEESLTMFLEEIPEDQSTLLPVKQDSSVSSPPCNSPPLSPVRYTDSPWIWECDFQVMGTP, encoded by the exons ATGGCATCAAAAGTAGTTCGTTTGATTCAGGATCAGAACCTTAATGTTCACTCTGATG GAGCTTCAGTTGCAGGAAAGGGTGATGCAttcaaatcaaccaagaaagggGGACTTGGTGGAAGGAAACCTCTAGGAGATCTATCAAATAGGGGAAAGCCTGACTTTACCAAGGCATCAAAAAAACCTGCTCTCACCAATGTTCCTGAAATCATTGCTGATGCAAGCAATAAGAAAGGCCTTTCTAAAGCCTCGGATAAAGTGCAGACTCGTGGCAGCCGCAAGGCACTATCTGATGTTTCTAACACGGTGAAACCACCCCTTCAGAAGGCTTCAAGTGCTGTGGCAGAGGAATCCTCTTGTGATTTTGAGAAGGAAGGTTTCCTGCACGACCATAAACAGTGTATCAAAGCAATGAGAGAGGCTACCCACATGGATCAAATGGATATATTTAGGATGATACATGGACCAAATCCATTCAAGATTCTTTCATCTCCACCAAAAGCTTCTCAGTTCACCAAAGTTCAGGTAAATTTGCAG gaggAGAGTCTGACGATGTTCTTGGAAGAGATACCTGAGGATCAATCCACCTTGCTGCCTGTCAAGCAGGACTCCTCCGTCTCCTCACCTCCTTGCAATTCTCCACCTCTATCACCAGTACGCTATACCGATTCCCCTTGGATTTGGGAGTGTGATTTTCAGGTGATGGGAACACCATAG
- the LOC112193262 gene encoding protein PATRONUS 2 isoform X2 has translation MASKVVRLIQDQNLNVHSDGASVAGKGDAFKSTKKGGLGGRKPLGDLSNRGKPDFTKASKKPALTNVPEIIADASNKKGLSKASDKVQTRGSRKALSDVSNTVKPPLQKASSAVAEESSCDFEKEGFLHDHKQCIKAMREATHMDQMDIFRMIHGPNPFKILSSPPKASQFTKVQEESLTMFLEEIPEDQSTLLPVKQDSSVSSPPCNSPPLSPVRYTDSPWIWECDFQVMGTP, from the exons ATGGCATCAAAAGTAGTTCGTTTGATTCAGGATCAGAACCTTAATGTTCACTCTGATG GAGCTTCAGTTGCAGGAAAGGGTGATGCAttcaaatcaaccaagaaagggGGACTTGGTGGAAGGAAACCTCTAGGAGATCTATCAAATAGGGGAAAGCCTGACTTTACCAAGGCATCAAAAAAACCTGCTCTCACCAATGTTCCTGAAATCATTGCTGATGCAAGCAATAAGAAAGGCCTTTCTAAAGCCTCGGATAAAGTGCAGACTCGTGGCAGCCGCAAGGCACTATCTGATGTTTCTAACACGGTGAAACCACCCCTTCAGAAGGCTTCAAGTGCTGTGGCAGAGGAATCCTCTTGTGATTTTGAGAAGGAAGGTTTCCTGCACGACCATAAACAGTGTATCAAAGCAATGAGAGAGGCTACCCACATGGATCAAATGGATATATTTAGGATGATACATGGACCAAATCCATTCAAGATTCTTTCATCTCCACCAAAAGCTTCTCAGTTCACCAAAGTTCAG gaggAGAGTCTGACGATGTTCTTGGAAGAGATACCTGAGGATCAATCCACCTTGCTGCCTGTCAAGCAGGACTCCTCCGTCTCCTCACCTCCTTGCAATTCTCCACCTCTATCACCAGTACGCTATACCGATTCCCCTTGGATTTGGGAGTGTGATTTTCAGGTGATGGGAACACCATAG